CGCTGGCTGGCCTGCGATGGCGCGATCACCCGCATCGTCATCGGCCCCGAAGGTCAACCGCTCGACCTGGGCCGCACCCACCGGGTCTCCCCGCCGCACCTGCGCCGGGCCGTCGAGCACCGCGACCACGACTGCGTGTTCGCCGGCTGCGACGCCCCGAGCTGGTGGTGCGACGTGCACCACCTGATCCACTGGATCGACGGCGGCGACACCAGCCTGGAGAACTCCGCGCTGCTGTGCGAACGCCACCACACCAAGGTCCACCACGGATTCCGGGTCGAGCGACAACCCGACGGCCAATGGCGCACCTGGCGACCCGACGGAACCGAGATCCTTCTCGCCGAGTCGCTGGCGCTCGCCCGCTGACGCTCGCGGAGCTCAGAGGGCGGCGAGCTCCGCGCAGCTGGCGCACAACTGCTGTTCCTCGTACCCCTCGGGGGGCCAGGGGAGCTGCTCGTCGATGGTGACGTAGGCGCCGCAGAGAGCCTTGCGGCTCTGGCCGTTGACGCGCCCTATCGTCGCGTGCGCCGGCCCGATCTGTCGCGGCTTGAGGCCGTCCTTGTTGAACGACCCGACCATCACCACCGCGTGGGCTGTTCCGTACGCGTAGACGCTGGTCATGTTCCACAGGGTCCGAGGCCTGCTACCGGCAATCCAGTACCACTGCGGGCGTGTCCGCCCCAGCCGTCACGCGCGCCCCGTTCGGCACAGGCGCGCCCGGCAGGGTCCCTCGCGTGGGCATTCCGGGGCCGGTTCTGCCCATCCCGGGGACCGTGCTCGACCGCCTGCCGGATGCCGGGGCACATACAGAACGGATGGTCTGTATGTTGTGCGCACCGTCGCCCGCATCTCCGGAGGTCCGCTGTGCATTCCGCGCTCTACGAGGCCGAGCACGAAGCGTTCCGCGCCATGGTCCGCGACTTCCTCGCCAAGGAGGTCGTGCCGAACCACGCCGCGTGGGAGGAGGCCGGCGTCGTCGACCGGTCGGTCTGGCTCAAGGCCGGTGCGCAGGGACTGCTCGGGATGGACGTCCCCGAGGAGTTCGGCGGCGGCGGTGTGAAGGACTTCCGCTACAACGCGATCCTCGCCGCCGAGGTCACCCGGGTGGGCGCCAGCGGCCTGGGCTTCGCGCTGCACAACGACGTCGTCGCGCCCTACCTGCTCGACCTCGGCACCGACGAGCAGAAGGCGCGCTGGCTGCCGAAGTTCACCAACGGCGAGCTGATCACCGCGATCGCCATGACTGAGCCGGCCGCCGGCTCCGACCTGCAGGGCCTGCAGACGACGGCCCGCCGGGACGGCGACGAATGGGTGCTCCACGGCTCCAAGACGTTCATCACCAACGGCATCAACGCCGACCTGGTCATCGTCGTGGCCCGCACCGACCCCGAGGCGGGTGCCCGGGGCTTCTCGCTGCTGGTGGTCGAGCGCGGGATGCCGGGCTTCGAGCGGGGCCGCAACCTCGACAAGATCGGCCTCAAGGCCCAGGACACGGCCGAGCTGTTCTTCGACGACGTCCGCATACCGGCGGAGAACGTGCTCGGCACCGAGGGTCAGGGCTTCTTCCACCTGATGGCCAACCTGCCGCAGGAGCGGCTCTCGATCGCCGCCGTCGCGGTGGCCGCGAGCCGGATCGTGCTCGACCTGACCGTGCAGTACTGCAAGGACCGTTCCGCCTTCGGGCGGTCGATCGGCACCTTCCAAAACACCCGGTTCGAGCTGGCCGAGATGCACACCGAGGTCTCGATCGCCGAGACCTACCTGGAGAAGGCCATCCTCGAGCACAACGCGGGCCGGTTCACCGCCGAGGACGCCGCGATGGCCAAGTGGTGGACCACGGAGCTGCAGAAGCGCGTCGTCGACCGGTGCCTGCAGCTGCACGGCGGCTACGGCTACATGCTCGAGTACCCGGTGGCCCGGGCCTTCCTCGACTCCCGCATCCAGACCATCTACGGCGGGACCACCGAGATCATGAAGGAGATCGTCGGCCGCTCGCTCGGCGTCTGAGCCCCCGACCCGACCGACGAGAGGACGACCATGACCGCCGAGGCGTTCATCTACGACGCCGTGCGCACCCCGCGCGGCAAGGGCAAGAAGACCGGCGGGCTGCACTCGGTGAAGCCGATCAGCCTGACCACCGGCCTCATCGACGAGGTGCGCCGCCGCAACCCCGGCCTCGACCCGGCCCAGGTCGACGACGTCGTCCTGGGCGTCGTCTCGCCGGTCGGCGAGCAGGGCGCCGTCATCGCCAAGACGGCGGCACTCGCCGCCGGCCTGCCCGAGACCGTCGCCGGCGTCCAGATCAACCGGTTCTGCGCCAGCGGCCTCGAGGCGGTCAACCTGGCGGCGCAGAAGGTGCGCTCCGGCTTCGAGGACCTCGTGCTGGCCGGCGGCGTGGAGTCGATGTCCCGCGTGCCGATGGGTTCCGACGGCGGCGCCTGGGCGATGGACCCGGAGACGGCCGCCGCCACGCACTTCGTGCCGCAGGGCATCGGCGCCGACCTGATCGCCACCCTCGGCGGCTGGAGCCGGGAGGACGTCGACGCCTACGCCGCCGAGTCGCACGCCCGCGCCGCCAAGGCATGGTCGAACGGCTACTTCGAGCGGTCCGTCGTCCCGGTGACCGACCGGAACGGCACCGTCGTCCTCGACACCGACGAGCTGGTCCGGCCCGGCACGACCGTCGAGTCGCTCGGCGGGCTGCCGTCGGCGTTCGCCGGGATCGGCAACATGGGCGGCTTCGACGCGGTGGCGCTGAACCAGTACCACTGGGTCGAGCGGATCGACCACGTGCACACCGCCGGCAACTCCAGCGGCATCGTCGACGGTGCCGCGCTGGTCGTCGTCGGCACCGAGGAGGCCGGGCAGCGCAACGGCC
This genomic interval from Actinomycetes bacterium contains the following:
- a CDS encoding HNH endonuclease, which gives rise to RWLACDGAITRIVIGPEGQPLDLGRTHRVSPPHLRRAVEHRDHDCVFAGCDAPSWWCDVHHLIHWIDGGDTSLENSALLCERHHTKVHHGFRVERQPDGQWRTWRPDGTEILLAESLALAR
- a CDS encoding acyl-CoA dehydrogenase family protein, producing the protein MHSALYEAEHEAFRAMVRDFLAKEVVPNHAAWEEAGVVDRSVWLKAGAQGLLGMDVPEEFGGGGVKDFRYNAILAAEVTRVGASGLGFALHNDVVAPYLLDLGTDEQKARWLPKFTNGELITAIAMTEPAAGSDLQGLQTTARRDGDEWVLHGSKTFITNGINADLVIVVARTDPEAGARGFSLLVVERGMPGFERGRNLDKIGLKAQDTAELFFDDVRIPAENVLGTEGQGFFHLMANLPQERLSIAAVAVAASRIVLDLTVQYCKDRSAFGRSIGTFQNTRFELAEMHTEVSIAETYLEKAILEHNAGRFTAEDAAMAKWWTTELQKRVVDRCLQLHGGYGYMLEYPVARAFLDSRIQTIYGGTTEIMKEIVGRSLGV
- a CDS encoding acetyl-CoA C-acetyltransferase; the encoded protein is MTAEAFIYDAVRTPRGKGKKTGGLHSVKPISLTTGLIDEVRRRNPGLDPAQVDDVVLGVVSPVGEQGAVIAKTAALAAGLPETVAGVQINRFCASGLEAVNLAAQKVRSGFEDLVLAGGVESMSRVPMGSDGGAWAMDPETAAATHFVPQGIGADLIATLGGWSREDVDAYAAESHARAAKAWSNGYFERSVVPVTDRNGTVVLDTDELVRPGTTVESLGGLPSAFAGIGNMGGFDAVALNQYHWVERIDHVHTAGNSSGIVDGAALVVVGTEEAGQRNGLTPRARVVSTALSGADPVIMLTGPAPATRKALAKAGLTVDDIDLVEMNEAFAAVVLRFMADTGFDHEQVNVNGGAIAMGHPLGATGAMILGSLVDELERRDLRRGLATLCVGGGMGIATVIERV